In Fusobacterium russii ATCC 25533, the sequence ATTCTTTTTTTAAAATTTAGAAAACTTCTATAGCCATATGCAGTATTTTTTAATACTTTTATTTTCCTTATTACTCCTTCAATCCTTCCATTTGAATATGAAAAAGAAAGAGAATTTTCAATATATTCAAAATATTTCTTAAATGTTTTAAGAGCTGTTTTAATAAATCCTTCAAACTTAGGATAGTT encodes:
- a CDS encoding transposase — translated: NYPKFEGFIKTALKTFKKYFEYIENSLSFSYSNGRIEGVIRKIKVLKNTAYGYRSFLNFKKRILICANL